In Pedobacter sp. WC2423, the following are encoded in one genomic region:
- a CDS encoding TonB family protein has product MTWAHYLLQVNIYLVIFYAFYSLLLAKETYFVLNRIYLITAGALSLIIPFLRPEWFVRQPAAHQIKISIDMMMSQGTIAPDENQPFSLIEALAIIYLIGILFFLCRLIFQLFTVRKLLSANPADMAFSFFGKKVIDPAIPGWDTIEKHEDIHIRQYHTFDVLFFELLGVLAWCNPVIYLYKTTVKHIHEYLADEEAARFQGDKESYALLILSQAMGVGQHVLTNSFFNKSMLKKRIIMLNKQRSTKTAILKYGLFLPLFAITLLFSSAAISKNENLKTVAEKIEAPVSTPEALITALTLSNTNSISMEQTSKWTPLYTYLAKSIKYPAEAYHNQLQGDVHIKFTLQNGALKSISTGAQLGEGCDTEVIRAISAFDGFKSTENGQFTITVAFRLAGANTPLKNKADITLKGYKPLKLITITGYNSKVPENDPAKVYDFVSITKQPDFPGGITMFYAYLRKNVKYPAEALKNNIQGKVFVSFIVEKDGKLNDIKVEQGLGGGTDEEAVRLLKESPKWTPGYQDRTPVRVKYNLPISFTTSSAQKDSPSPVQSGPPENALYIIDGKKAAGKSALETIAPDDIESINVFKGEKAITLYGKDGENGVIVITTKKKG; this is encoded by the coding sequence ATGACCTGGGCCCACTACCTCCTGCAAGTAAATATATACCTGGTTATATTTTACGCATTTTACAGCTTGCTACTGGCTAAAGAAACCTACTTTGTACTGAACAGGATCTACCTGATTACTGCGGGTGCACTTTCTTTGATTATTCCATTTTTAAGACCAGAATGGTTTGTCAGACAGCCTGCCGCACACCAGATTAAAATCAGCATAGATATGATGATGTCACAAGGCACCATTGCACCTGATGAAAATCAACCGTTCAGCCTGATTGAAGCACTTGCAATAATTTATCTGATTGGCATCCTATTCTTCCTTTGCCGGCTTATTTTCCAGCTGTTTACTGTTAGAAAACTACTCAGTGCGAACCCTGCGGATATGGCTTTTTCATTTTTTGGTAAAAAAGTAATTGATCCGGCAATCCCGGGATGGGATACGATCGAAAAGCATGAAGATATCCATATTCGTCAGTATCATACATTCGATGTTTTATTTTTCGAATTACTTGGAGTCCTGGCCTGGTGCAACCCTGTTATCTATTTATATAAAACTACAGTAAAACATATTCACGAATACCTGGCTGATGAAGAGGCTGCCCGTTTTCAGGGGGACAAAGAAAGTTATGCCCTGCTGATTTTAAGTCAGGCCATGGGAGTCGGCCAACACGTACTAACCAATAGTTTTTTCAATAAATCAATGCTTAAAAAACGAATTATTATGCTCAACAAACAACGTTCTACTAAAACAGCGATATTGAAATATGGCCTGTTTTTACCACTGTTCGCAATTACTTTACTGTTCTCTTCAGCGGCGATCAGTAAAAATGAAAACCTGAAAACTGTTGCAGAAAAGATTGAAGCACCAGTTTCAACTCCGGAAGCTCTTATAACAGCTTTAACACTGTCCAATACGAACAGTATCAGTATGGAGCAAACCAGTAAATGGACTCCCCTTTATACGTACTTAGCTAAAAGCATTAAATATCCCGCTGAAGCTTATCATAATCAATTACAAGGGGATGTTCACATTAAATTTACCCTGCAAAATGGCGCGCTTAAAAGCATCAGTACTGGTGCACAGCTCGGTGAAGGATGCGATACAGAAGTGATCAGAGCTATTTCAGCTTTTGATGGCTTCAAATCAACTGAGAATGGCCAATTTACGATTACAGTAGCTTTCAGACTTGCTGGTGCAAATACACCGCTAAAAAATAAAGCTGATATTACATTAAAGGGATATAAACCTTTGAAATTAATTACAATAACTGGTTACAACAGTAAAGTGCCGGAAAATGATCCTGCTAAGGTCTATGATTTCGTTTCTATAACTAAACAACCTGATTTCCCGGGCGGAATAACGATGTTTTACGCCTATCTCCGTAAAAATGTTAAATACCCGGCTGAAGCTTTAAAAAACAATATACAGGGAAAAGTATTTGTATCATTTATCGTAGAAAAAGACGGAAAACTGAATGACATCAAAGTAGAACAGGGTCTTGGAGGAGGAACTGATGAAGAGGCTGTCAGACTTTTGAAAGAATCTCCAAAATGGACGCCAGGCTATCAGGATAGGACACCAGTACGGGTTAAATATAATCTGCCTATCTCTTTTACAACTTCTTCAGCTCAAAAAGATTCACCTTCTCCTGTACAATCCGGACCACCTGAAAATGCATTATACATTATAGATGGGAAGAAGGCTGCAGGTAAATCTGCCCTGGAAACTATAGCCCCTGATGATATTGAAAGCATCAATGTTTTCAAAGGGGAAAAAGCGATAACACTTTATGGTAAAGATGGGGAGAATGGAGTGATCGTGATCACCACTAAAAAGAAGGGATAA
- a CDS encoding BlaI/MecI/CopY family transcriptional regulator, with translation MEIKDLTKAEEQIMQIIWQIEKGFVKDVMDFLPEPKPAYNTVSTIIRILEAKGFIGHEAFGKSHQYHALVSKEDYKRHATEKLLGGYFENSVESMFSFFVKEEKMDVSDVDEILKMISKLKNKTK, from the coding sequence ATGGAAATTAAAGATCTGACAAAAGCTGAAGAACAAATCATGCAGATTATCTGGCAAATTGAGAAAGGATTTGTCAAAGATGTGATGGATTTTCTGCCAGAACCAAAACCAGCCTATAACACCGTATCGACCATTATCAGGATATTGGAAGCGAAAGGATTCATTGGACATGAAGCCTTTGGGAAATCACATCAGTATCACGCGCTGGTATCTAAAGAAGATTATAAACGACATGCTACAGAAAAACTACTCGGAGGTTATTTTGAAAATTCAGTAGAAAGCATGTTCTCCTTTTTTGTAAAGGAAGAGAAGATGGATGTAAGTGATGTGGATGAAATTCTTAAAATGATCAGCAAACTTAAAAACAAAACGAAATGA
- a CDS encoding sensor histidine kinase — MKDKRALIVHSVYWLFLGIIMALIIFFGKERMTKEYILVGICYFSIINISIFYINYTLLIPQLLKKYWIYVLSIVALIVVMMFLKTGLALLYRDVMLEQTNPKTGVTTHTDLNLYMISSVFISGFFIISSCLIKFMLDWFSHIRIQRSLETERKDMELQFLKSQLNPHFLFNSLNNIYSLAYQKSDKTADAILKLAEIMRYMIYESNDSWVALSKEIEYVQSYIELQKLRFKNGASVEMTLNGEIDDQQIIPLILISFVENAFKHGVANDPKDPIRINIIANQKILHFSITNKKSNGNKDEVGGVGLNNVERRLQLLYPERYKLNIVNSATHYTSELMLDI, encoded by the coding sequence ATGAAGGATAAAAGAGCATTGATTGTACATTCTGTTTACTGGCTGTTTCTGGGTATAATTATGGCCCTGATCATATTTTTCGGCAAAGAGCGGATGACTAAGGAATACATTCTGGTGGGGATCTGCTATTTTTCGATTATCAATATTTCTATATTTTATATTAACTACACGCTTCTTATCCCTCAGTTGCTGAAAAAATACTGGATTTATGTACTTTCCATTGTGGCATTGATTGTGGTCATGATGTTTTTAAAAACCGGACTTGCCTTGCTTTACCGGGATGTGATGCTGGAACAGACGAATCCTAAAACCGGGGTCACCACTCACACAGACCTCAATCTTTACATGATCAGTTCGGTATTTATCTCTGGATTCTTCATCATTTCCAGTTGTCTGATCAAGTTCATGCTGGACTGGTTTAGTCATATCCGCATTCAGCGCAGTCTGGAAACAGAGCGCAAAGACATGGAATTGCAATTCCTAAAATCTCAGCTTAATCCGCATTTCCTGTTCAACTCTTTAAATAATATCTATTCACTGGCCTATCAGAAATCTGATAAAACGGCTGATGCTATTTTAAAGCTGGCAGAGATCATGCGTTATATGATCTATGAAAGTAATGATAGCTGGGTAGCTTTGAGTAAGGAGATTGAATATGTACAAAGCTATATTGAACTTCAGAAACTAAGATTTAAAAATGGTGCGTCCGTGGAGATGACCCTGAACGGAGAAATCGATGATCAGCAGATCATTCCTTTAATCTTGATTTCCTTCGTGGAAAATGCCTTCAAACACGGAGTGGCGAACGATCCGAAAGATCCAATCCGGATTAATATTATTGCAAACCAGAAAATATTGCACTTCAGTATTACGAACAAGAAAAGTAATGGAAATAAAGATGAAGTAGGAGGAGTGGGCCTGAATAACGTAGAGCGCCGCTTACAATTACTTTATCCCGAAAGGTATAAGTTAAATATTGTAAATTCGGCTACCCACTATACCAGTGAGTTGATGCTTGACATATAA